TCCTTGGCCTGGCGCGAGTACAGCTTGATCTCCCAGGCGGCGATCTCCTCGCGGCGGCAGTCCTTGAGCAGGTCGGTGAACATCAACTGGCTTTGGCGCAGATAGGAAACCACTTCCTCCCTGGCCAGGCCCGATTGCAAATGCGACAGGGTCGCCGATGCAATCCTGACCTCTTCTGCACCGGGCGAAACCCCGGACCGCGGCCGGGTCAAAAAGAACATCCCCGCACCCAGAAGCAGCAACAGGGCCGCGGCCGTGAGCAAAGGCGCGAAGGAAAAAATACGCCGTCGGGCGGGCAGCGCAAGGACCTTTTCAAACCCGTCGATGCGGCGCATGATTTTTCCGAAAACGGCACCCCAATCGATGGCCCGGCATTCGGCTTCGGCAATGGCCGCCCGCCGGCCGGCTGATGCCAGCAACGCCTGCCAGCCTGACAGCTCGCGGCGGCAGGCGGGGCAGTCGTGCAGGTGTGCTTCAACCCGCGCCCGGACCCGATCGTTGATTTCACCGGCGGCCAACCATTCGAGCCACGGCCTGATTTTATGACACGGTTCCATACTCACCTCGCGCACCGGCCCCCACTTCCTTCCTGATTTTTCGCAGAGCCCGATGATGGAGCGTTTTCACGGTCCCCAGGGAAATGTTCATCACCTCGGCCACTTGCTGCAGCTTCATCCCCTGGCTGTATTTCAGGGTAAAAACAGATTTTTGCTTCAGCGACAGGCGTTCGGCTGCCCGGGCGATCGCCGCGCTCATTTGCTGGGACTCAAGAACTTCCAGGGGATTGTCCTTCACAGCCAATTGTTTTTCGCAAACATCGGCGAAATTGCTTTCCAGCGCCCTTTTTTTGGCGAATTTGCGGTAGGTGTCTATGCAGATATTGTGGGTCAGGCGGTATACCCAGCCCGAAAATGACTGCTGCGGCTGATAGCCGTCGATCTTGGCAAGTATCCTCATGAAAGTCTCCTGCACGATTTCCAGGGCATCCTCGCGGTTGGGGAAGAATCCGTAAGCGAAAACAAATATTTTTTTCTGGTACAAGCCGACCAATTCGGCGCAAGCTTCCCTGTCCCCACTTTTGATCCGCGATACCAGTTGATGGTCACGTTCCAGTTCATGTTTGTTTTCCTCGGCGCTCCTGGCTGTCGGCTTTAGCATCATTTCTTCAGCAACCGCATAGCTTGTAAACCAAGCCGTTTCATCCGCAAACCTCCAATTTTGACCGGTCATCCATTATAACGAAAAGCGGCACCGGAAAGTTGACATGGTCCCGGGCAAACTGGACGAGACGGCCGGGCGCTGTTTCTTGACAAAAGCAACCCAATTGATTACACTGAATGCATGGAAGAAATCAAAAAAGTGTTTAAAAACGGAGGCGACATGACCAAAAACATCGGCAAGACGATATTGATAGCCGTAATCGTCATATTCATCCTTATTTTTATGTTCAAGATCTACATCGTCGTCGATCCCGGCGAAAAAGCGGTGATCTTCAACAAGGCCACCGGCAACCTGCGCGCCACCCCCAACGAGGGCTTCTATTTCCTCGTGCCCCTGATCGAGCAGCCCACCGTCTACGACATGAAGGCGCGCACCTACACCATGAGCATCGCCACGCTGGAAGGCGAGATGAAGGGCGACGACTCGCTGCAGGCGCTCACCGCCGACGGCCAGAACGTGCTGCTCGACATCTCGGTGCGCTACCACCCCGACGCGGACAACCTGATCAACCTGCACCGCCGCCTCGGCGTCGACTACGTCAACAAGGTCCTGCGGCCGCAGGTGCGCTCGATCGTGCGCATGATCGTCTCCGAATACCCAGTGCTCGACGTCTACTCGGGCAAGCGCATGCTCATCCAGTCCGAGATCGAGAACAGGCTGCGCGACTCGTTCAAGAAGAACTACATCATCTGCGAGGAAGTGCTGCTGCGCAACGTCCAGTTCTCCAACGAGTTCCAGCAGGCCATCGAGAACAAGCAGATCGCCCAGCAGGAAGCCCAGCGCATGAAGTATGTGCTGGAAAAACAGGAACTGGAAAAGACACGCAAGATCATCGAGGCCACCGGCGAGGCCGAAGCACTGCGCCTGAAAGGCAAGGCCCTGGCGGAGAACCCGTTGCTGGTCCAATACGAATACATCAAGCTGCTCTCCCCCAATATCCAGGCCATCATCACCGACCAGAACGCCATTTTCAATTTTTCCGATTTCATGAAAGGTTTAAAAAAATAAGCGCGGATTCCGTCGTGCATATCGTCGGCCTGACCGGGGGTTTTTGCTGCGGCAAATCGTTCGTTCTCAAGGTCCTTGAAGAACAGGGGTGCTACACCATGCGCGCCGACGACCTGGCCAAGACGATCATCGCGGCCAAGGATTCGCCCGTACTGGCCGAGATCATCGGCATGTTCGGGCCTGGGATCTACGACCGCAAGAAAGGGTTGAATAAGGCCCGGTTCAGCGAAATGCTTTTCGAAGACCCGGAAAAACGGAATTTCGTCAACACCATTGTCCACCCGCTGGTCAGCGAAGAGCGCCGGAAAAAGATCCGCGCCATCGAGGCGACCCGGATCTATGATTTCTTCATCTACGAATCGGCCCTGCTGGTGGAATCGGGCATCTACAAGGAATTCGAGAAGATCATCGTCGTCTATAGCTCCCCCGAAGTACAGCTCGCCAGGGCCCAGGCCCGGGATAAGCTGTCCCGCGCCGAGGCGGAAAAACGCATCCAATCCCAGTTCCCGCTAAAGGAAAAACTGAAGGTCGCCAATTACAGCATCGACAGCGGCGGCAGCCGCGAAAGCACCCGGGCCAACACCATGGAAGTCTTTTACCTGCTGAAAAAAGATTTTCATTTGTCTTGACATGTGCTAAAATTCATTCGTGGAGAACACGGAATACCTGGCAGAGCTCCTGGCGCAGTTTAACCTGGAACGGGGTGCTCCTGCGTCCGAAATTCTGGAAAAATACCTGGAAAAAACGCTGCAGATCAAGTTCCAGAGGATCCTGATCACCGAAGATCCCTTGAAGGAGGAATTCCTGCGCTATCACGAGGCATTCATCAAAATTCTTAAAATCCTGCAATCCATGGATCAGAAGCTGGAGATGAGCCTGTTTTCCAGCGACCAGCTGGCGAAATTCTTCTTCAACCAAGGGGTCTACGCCGTCTGCAAGGATAATTACATGCAGGCCGGGGAAAAATTCCACGAAGCCTACAAAATCAATAAAAACAACGTCTTCCTGCTCATTTATATGGGCATCATCCTGACCATCAGGAAAAACTACTACGCCGCCGAAAAATATTTCGCCGACGCCATCAAGCGCGATCCCAACAACAATGATGTCTGGTTCTACGCCGCGGAAAATTTTTTGAAAGCCGGGACCTACAACAAAGCCATCGAATACTTCGAGAAAGCCAAGAAGCTGAACCCGACCAACAACGAGATCGCCTTCCGGCTCAAGGAGTGCCGGGAGGCGATGCTGAAAAAAGCGAAACCCGGCGGTAAGGAGACCGTTTTGAGAAGGATCGTTCAATATTTCCGCAACGCCTTCGAGAAGTGAAGCATCGGGTCTGAGTCTTATTGAGATTTTTTAATAAAAACCGGCCATTGTTTTGAAAATCAGCTCGGCGTGTCGTAAAAACTGCCGGGATTTATGCGTGCCATATTTCCAATAAATGTTTCTTGCCAGACAGTTTCCTTTCAGCACGGGCAGCTTTTCGTTGACAATCAACAAAAATAACTACAAAATATTAGCATGGGGAAAATGCATTTTCCCGGTATCACCCGCACCTGGCGGAATTTCACTACCGATAGCCGGTTGGACAATGCCAAAGAGAGTTGTGTTTTTTTAAAATTTGCTATTTTTTTTGTTTTGATTGCCCAAGTAATCTGGAGCTGGGCCATTGACCCGACGAAATCCATTACCCAATATGTCCATGATGTCTGGAAGACGGAGCAAGGATTACCCCAAAATTCAATCGAGGCCATCATACAATCCCGTCAAGGATATTTATGGCTCGGTACTCAGGAAGGCATTGTCCGCTTCGACGGCGTCCGCTTTGATGTTTTTGACAAAAACAGGATCAGCGCGCTTAAAGAAAATTATATCATATCTCTGTTTGAAGATGCGGACGGCGCCTTATGGGTGGGCACGTTTGGCGGAGGATTAACCTATATTAATTTACGGGAGGAAAGATTTTTTACTTACACCAGCGCCGATGGCCTGGGGAGCAATTTTGTCTATGCCATCACTATGGATCGAAAAGGAACCACGTGGATCGGCACCACGGGAGGGATCAGCAGTTTTAAGGATGGCAAGTTTGCCACTTACACAACCCGGGAGGGGTTGGCGAATAATTTTGTTTATTCTATCTGTATCAATTCTAAAGATGAACTTTGGCTGGGCACATTGGGGGGCGGCGCCAGTCACCTGATTGATGGAAAGTTTGCCAATTACACTAAAAAAGAAGGATTAACGGATAATTCCGTGAGGGCCATACTACTTGATCGCCAGGGGAATCTTTGGCTTGGAACAGAAAACGGTTTGAATATGATGAAAGACGGTAAATTTATGGTCTATACGACTCGAGACGGATTATCCGACAATAATATTAATTCTCTTTATGAAGATCATGAAGGCAGTTTATGGGTTGGCACCTATAATGGAGGATTGAATCGAATCATCGACGGGAAAATCTCGGCATTTCCCATGCAAGAGGGATTATCAAAAAACACGGTATTCTCCATACTTGAAGATCACGAGGGAAGTTTATGGATAGGTACCGGCTCCGGCGGATTGAACCGATTAAAGGACGGCAAGATCGTCACATTTACCACCAGCGATGGATTGGCCGATGACTTGATATTGTCTGTATATGAGGATGGCGCGGGCACGATTTGGATCGGCACGGAAAACGGCGGGCTGAGTCAATATGCCAATGGCATTTTTAAGAATTTCCCTCTGTCAGACAACAAGGCGAGCAACAAGGTACAAACTATTTTAAAGGATAAAAAGAGAAATCTTTGGTTTGGAACCGGAAACGGCCTGTATGACATGAAAGACGGGGAATTAATCCATTATACCGTCGGTGAGGGCTTGCCCAACAATTCGGTCACTTCGCTTTGTGAAGCGGTTGATGGGAACTTGTGGGTGGGCACTCGCAATGGCTTGGGCCTGCTAAAAAGCGGCAAATTCTTGGTTTATCAAACCGAACAAGGCCTATCCAATAATGTGATCAAGGCGATTTTATTGGATCGGCAAAAGAATCTCTGGGTAGGCACCAATAATGGGTTGAATCGCCTGCAAAACGGCGTATTTAGAATTTACACGACCAACGATGGATTGTCCAATAATTTCATTTTATCTTTATATGAAGACAAAGACGGGATACTCTGGATCGGCACGCGCAGCGGGTTGAACCGGCTGGCCGCCGGGAAAATAACCAGTTATACGGTTGCCACCGGCATGTACAATGATGTGGTATTCCAGATCCTAGAGGATGAGAAAGAGAACCTGTGGATGAGCTGCAATAAAGGGATTTATGAGATCAGCAAAAATGAGCTCAATCACTATGCGCTGGGAAAAATCCCCCAAATTCACTCTCTGAGTTATGGGCTCGCCGATGGCATGAAAAGCAGTGAATGCTGCGGGGGGTTGCAGCCATCCGGCTGGAAGAGCCACGATGGCCGCTTGTGGTTTCCGACCATCAAGGGATTGACCGTTATCAACCCGGCCCTGAGTATCAAAAAAAATGAAATCCCGCCGCCCGTAATCATCGAACAGGTCTGGGTTGAAGGGCGCGAAGTAAAAATTAAGCAGGGCGCGGAAATGATCTTCTCCCCGGGGACCGAGAAGTTTGAGTTTCATTACACGGCACTAAGTTTTTTGGCGGCGGAGAAAGTGAGATTTAAATATCAATTGCAAGGTATTGATCGGCAGATACTCGACGCGGGCAATCAACGAGCGGCTTATTACACCAAGCTCCCCCCCGGCCATTATACTTTCAAAGTGACTGCCTGCAACAAAGACGGAGTTTGGAACACACAAGGTGCTGTTTTCCGGTTTTATTTAAGGCCTTTTTTCTATCAAACCTGGTGGTTTTACCTGATCTGCGGCATAAGCTGTGTTTTTAT
This window of the Candidatus Aminicenantes bacterium genome carries:
- a CDS encoding zf-HC2 domain-containing protein, which produces MEPCHKIRPWLEWLAAGEINDRVRARVEAHLHDCPACRRELSGWQALLASAGRRAAIAEAECRAIDWGAVFGKIMRRIDGFEKVLALPARRRIFSFAPLLTAAALLLLLGAGMFFLTRPRSGVSPGAEEVRIASATLSHLQSGLAREEVVSYLRQSQLMFTDLLKDCRREEIAAWEIKLYSRQAKELLLKKKYVQQNLPALEWFKVRSISERIDWLSYEILQLNNRPLCGQIDRLQRIMESEKLLLKIRLLEREFSLPSYQEV
- a CDS encoding sigma-70 family RNA polymerase sigma factor, with translation MMLKPTARSAEENKHELERDHQLVSRIKSGDREACAELVGLYQKKIFVFAYGFFPNREDALEIVQETFMRILAKIDGYQPQQSFSGWVYRLTHNICIDTYRKFAKKRALESNFADVCEKQLAVKDNPLEVLESQQMSAAIARAAERLSLKQKSVFTLKYSQGMKLQQVAEVMNISLGTVKTLHHRALRKIRKEVGAGARGEYGTVS
- a CDS encoding prohibitin family protein, with protein sequence MEEIKKVFKNGGDMTKNIGKTILIAVIVIFILIFMFKIYIVVDPGEKAVIFNKATGNLRATPNEGFYFLVPLIEQPTVYDMKARTYTMSIATLEGEMKGDDSLQALTADGQNVLLDISVRYHPDADNLINLHRRLGVDYVNKVLRPQVRSIVRMIVSEYPVLDVYSGKRMLIQSEIENRLRDSFKKNYIICEEVLLRNVQFSNEFQQAIENKQIAQQEAQRMKYVLEKQELEKTRKIIEATGEAEALRLKGKALAENPLLVQYEYIKLLSPNIQAIITDQNAIFNFSDFMKGLKK
- the coaE gene encoding dephospho-CoA kinase (Dephospho-CoA kinase (CoaE) performs the final step in coenzyme A biosynthesis.), producing MHIVGLTGGFCCGKSFVLKVLEEQGCYTMRADDLAKTIIAAKDSPVLAEIIGMFGPGIYDRKKGLNKARFSEMLFEDPEKRNFVNTIVHPLVSEERRKKIRAIEATRIYDFFIYESALLVESGIYKEFEKIIVVYSSPEVQLARAQARDKLSRAEAEKRIQSQFPLKEKLKVANYSIDSGGSRESTRANTMEVFYLLKKDFHLS
- a CDS encoding tetratricopeptide repeat protein; the protein is MENTEYLAELLAQFNLERGAPASEILEKYLEKTLQIKFQRILITEDPLKEEFLRYHEAFIKILKILQSMDQKLEMSLFSSDQLAKFFFNQGVYAVCKDNYMQAGEKFHEAYKINKNNVFLLIYMGIILTIRKNYYAAEKYFADAIKRDPNNNDVWFYAAENFLKAGTYNKAIEYFEKAKKLNPTNNEIAFRLKECREAMLKKAKPGGKETVLRRIVQYFRNAFEK
- a CDS encoding ATP-binding protein; the protein is MGKMHFPGITRTWRNFTTDSRLDNAKESCVFLKFAIFFVLIAQVIWSWAIDPTKSITQYVHDVWKTEQGLPQNSIEAIIQSRQGYLWLGTQEGIVRFDGVRFDVFDKNRISALKENYIISLFEDADGALWVGTFGGGLTYINLREERFFTYTSADGLGSNFVYAITMDRKGTTWIGTTGGISSFKDGKFATYTTREGLANNFVYSICINSKDELWLGTLGGGASHLIDGKFANYTKKEGLTDNSVRAILLDRQGNLWLGTENGLNMMKDGKFMVYTTRDGLSDNNINSLYEDHEGSLWVGTYNGGLNRIIDGKISAFPMQEGLSKNTVFSILEDHEGSLWIGTGSGGLNRLKDGKIVTFTTSDGLADDLILSVYEDGAGTIWIGTENGGLSQYANGIFKNFPLSDNKASNKVQTILKDKKRNLWFGTGNGLYDMKDGELIHYTVGEGLPNNSVTSLCEAVDGNLWVGTRNGLGLLKSGKFLVYQTEQGLSNNVIKAILLDRQKNLWVGTNNGLNRLQNGVFRIYTTNDGLSNNFILSLYEDKDGILWIGTRSGLNRLAAGKITSYTVATGMYNDVVFQILEDEKENLWMSCNKGIYEISKNELNHYALGKIPQIHSLSYGLADGMKSSECCGGLQPSGWKSHDGRLWFPTIKGLTVINPALSIKKNEIPPPVIIEQVWVEGREVKIKQGAEMIFSPGTEKFEFHYTALSFLAAEKVRFKYQLQGIDRQILDAGNQRAAYYTKLPPGHYTFKVTACNKDGVWNTQGAVFRFYLRPFFYQTWWFYLICGISCVFMVLGILRFRTNKLEKREKELEQLVVQRTEQLASANKELQRLSIVASKTDNAVFIMDAQGNLEWINEGCVRMHGVPGVTMEQLIQKLGTNILEASSNPDIKNVMDTAINEKRSVQYESYLKNAAGETTWLQTTLTPIFDDAGNLSKLVAIDSNIGKIKAAEKALVAARRDAEQANHAKSEFLSRMSHELRTPMNSILGFAQLMESDERDPLTASQHESLHHILKGGRHLLSLINEVLDLARIESGRLMLSTEPVPVAPMVGEMVSMIQPLAKVRRIRITNAVPAVPAYRILADPNRVRQVLLNLLSNAVKYNREEGLVTVEAAERPDGRLRLSVTDTGPGIPSDQQALVFEPFNRLGADRMPIEGSGIGLTISRKLTEAMGGSLGLTSTPGLGSCFFIDLPMSLETSQAQSSVILDSPVPTPAAPGKEHTVLYIEDDLANLALVQHILVRRPDLRLLFAPQGDLGLELARVHRPDLILLDIHLPDINGREVCRRLKEDPATRSIPVLIVSASAMPAEIDSMMQAGAVSYLTKPLDVPLFLNTIDRFLIRPPEKTS